Genomic window (Bdellovibrionales bacterium):
ATTTATACTGCGGCCTTGCTTGCGGAGATTCTTGAATCCATAGGTAAAAAAGAAGAGGCGCAAAAAGTGGCGAAAGACGGCTTAGCGAAAGCACCTTCGAGCGTCGATAAGGACTCTGCCACATTTGCTAAAATGGAGTATCTTAAAAAAGTGGCGATGCAGTAGCTATTTTTTAGAATCGGCAGCGTAGATATTTAAGAGCTCAAAGAGAGTGTCCACGGCCGCTAAGCTCGTAATATCCGAGTGATCGTAGGGTGGGGAAACTTCTACGATATCGGCGCCGACCATATTGGGAACCCGCAAACCCCGAAGAATGGTTTGCGTTTCGTAAGTGGTCAGCCCACCAACGACGGGAGTGCCAGTTCCGGGAGCGTAAGCGGGGTCAAGGCAGTCGATATCGAAGGTAATGTAGGCCGGATCTTTTCCGATAATTTTATTAATTTTTTTCGCAATGTTTTCCAGTGGAGCATTACGAATGTCGTTCACTGTGACCACATGGACGCCGTGTTTTTTAACAAAGTCGAGATCATCTTTTCCAGCCAGTGGTCCACGAATGCCCACTTGGCAAAGTTTTTTTCCATCGACAAGGCCCTCTTCAATCGCGTGGCGCATGAAGGCCCCGTGATGGTATTCGCAGCCCCAAGCCGCTGGGTAAGTATCTAAATGCGCATCAAAGTGAATCACTGCCAATGGTTTTTTATATTTCTTATTTAAAGCGCGCAGAATGGGAAGTGTGGTGGAGTGATCACCACCGACCGAGATAAATTTTTTATCTTTCTTAAGAAGTTCTGAAAAATATTTTTCGATGATCTCATAAGTTTTCATAACGTCGATGGGAACAATCGGAACGTCACCAACATCTGCGACTTTGATTTTTTCGATATACGTCATCTGACGTTCCCAGTGATAGATTCGACCGAGGGCCGACATTTCTCTGATTTTTCCTGGGGCAAAGCGCGCGCCGGGGCGATAGGAAAGTGAGCCATCAAATGGGACGCCGACCAGTGCGATATCATAATCGGCCTTGATGGGAACATGAGGTAGCCTAAAGAAAGTTTTGATTCCTGCAAATCGAGGGAGGTCTCGCCCTGATACTGGTTTATATTCCATCTTCGCTCCTGCGTTATTAGGTGTCCGGTGAAGTGGCTTGCTCACTTCCAAAATCCGAATTAAGTTTACGCTCACTCTATGGGGAAGTCCGTAAAAAAAACAAACAGCCGAGAGCGTAAAAATCCCGTTTTACCCGAGTCTAAAAAACTCGCTCAAGTCCTTGTGGATTGGTATGCCCATAACCATCGGGATTTGCCGTGGCGAAAAAGTCGTGATCCCTATAGGATCTGGATTTCGGAGGTCATGTTGCAACAGACGACCTCGCAGGCCGTGATTCCCTATTATCACCGCTTTATGGAAAAATTCCCAACCGTCGACCAATTAGCGGATGCTCCGCTGCCTCAAGTTTTAGAGGCGTGGGCGGGCTTAGGTTATTACTCTCGCGCGCGAAATCTTCATAAAGCCGCGCAGCTTTTATCTCAAAATGGTTTTCCCAAGACGTACTCCGAATTGATAGAGCTGCCTGGCTTTGGCCCTTACACGGCCCGCGCGGTGAGCAGTTTGGCTTTTGATGAGGCTGTCGGAGTGCTTGACGGAAATGTAATTCGCACTCTCAGTCGATACCTCGGGGAAAAGATCGAGTGGTGGTCCACGGCGGGGAGAGATCGATTGCAAACCGCGGCCGATGAATTGGCTCAGGCGAACAACAGCCAAAACGTCAATCAGGCGATGATGGAGATGGGTGCAACGATGTGCACACCCAAAAGTCCCAGTTGTTTTCTTTGCCCATGGAATAAGGGGTGTGAAGCCCGTCGACAAGGTCTCCAAGATCAGCTCCCTTTAAGAAAAGAAAAGAAAGAGGGACTCCGACTTTTGTGGACTCCTTCGATCTTCGTCAAGGATAGAAAAATCGCTCTCGCGGAAAACAACTACGCTCCTTTTTTAAAGAAGGCGAAGATCTTCCCGGGTAAGGTCGAGGTCATCAAAGACAAACCCAAAAACTTTACTTACAAACACAGCATCACGAAGTACGAAATCTTTATTCAGCTTCCTGAGACGTTGCCGACGAAAGTCGAG
Coding sequences:
- the speB gene encoding agmatinase; this encodes MEYKPVSGRDLPRFAGIKTFFRLPHVPIKADYDIALVGVPFDGSLSYRPGARFAPGKIREMSALGRIYHWERQMTYIEKIKVADVGDVPIVPIDVMKTYEIIEKYFSELLKKDKKFISVGGDHSTTLPILRALNKKYKKPLAVIHFDAHLDTYPAAWGCEYHHGAFMRHAIEEGLVDGKKLCQVGIRGPLAGKDDLDFVKKHGVHVVTVNDIRNAPLENIAKKINKIIGKDPAYITFDIDCLDPAYAPGTGTPVVGGLTTYETQTILRGLRVPNMVGADIVEVSPPYDHSDITSLAAVDTLFELLNIYAADSKK
- a CDS encoding A/G-specific adenine glycosylase, which gives rise to MGKSVKKTNSRERKNPVLPESKKLAQVLVDWYAHNHRDLPWRKSRDPYRIWISEVMLQQTTSQAVIPYYHRFMEKFPTVDQLADAPLPQVLEAWAGLGYYSRARNLHKAAQLLSQNGFPKTYSELIELPGFGPYTARAVSSLAFDEAVGVLDGNVIRTLSRYLGEKIEWWSTAGRDRLQTAADELAQANNSQNVNQAMMEMGATMCTPKSPSCFLCPWNKGCEARRQGLQDQLPLRKEKKEGLRLLWTPSIFVKDRKIALAENNYAPFLKKAKIFPGKVEVIKDKPKNFTYKHSITKYEIFIQLPETLPTKVEPSSDLEWIALKDVKKTAPYNLVLKALNHLKLLNNN